A region from the Motacilla alba alba isolate MOTALB_02 chromosome 10, Motacilla_alba_V1.0_pri, whole genome shotgun sequence genome encodes:
- the TRPM7 gene encoding transient receptor potential cation channel subfamily M member 7 isoform X2 yields the protein MSQKSWIENTFTKRECVYIIPSSKDPHRCLPGCQICQQLVRCCCGRLVRQHACFTASLAMKYSDVKLGENYNQEIEEWSVEKHTEQTSTDAYGVINFQGGSHSYRAKYVRLSYDTKPEAILQLMLKEWQMELPKLVISVHGGMQKFELHPRIKQLLGKGLIKAAVTTGAWIITGGVNTGVAKHVGDALREHASRSSRKICTIGIAPWGVIENRNDLVGRDVVAPYQTLLNPLSKLNVLNNLHSHFILVDDGTVGKYGAEVKLRRELEKTINLQRIHARIGQGVPVVALVFEGGPNVILTVLDFLQESPPVPVVVCEGTGRAADILAYVHKQTEEGGNVPEGAEPEIISTIKKTFNFGQSEAVHLFQTLLECMKKKELITVFHIGSDEHQDIDVAILTALLKGTNASAFDQLVLTLAWDRVDIAKNHVFVYGQQWLVGSLEQAMLDALVMDRVAFVKLLIENGVSMHKFLTIPRLEELYNTKQGPTNPTLFHLVRDVKQGNLPPGYKINLIDVGLVIEYLMGGTYRCTYTRKRFRAIYNSLSGNNRRSGRNPSSTTPQMCKSHESFGNRADKKEKMRHNHFIKTAQPYKPKIDTGAEEGKKKRTKDEIVDIDDPETRRFAYPLNELLLWAVLMKRQKMALFFWQHGEESMAKALVACKVYRSMAYEAKQSDLVDDTSEELKQYSNEFGQLAVELLEQSFRQDETMAMKLLTYELKNWSNSTCLKLAVSSRLRPFVAHTCTQMLLSDMWMGRLNMRKNSWYKVILSILLPPAILLLEYKTKAEMSHIPQSQDAHQMAMDDSENNFQTAADEIPMEVFKEVRILDSTLEKHDMETPAKPKRLPITQKFYAFYHAPIVKFWFNTLAYLGFLMLYTFVVLVKMEELPSVQEWIVIAYIFTSAIEKIREIFMSEAGKINQKIKVWFSDYFNISDTVAIVTFFIGFALRFGAKGNFGENTYRENYIFVAGRITYCLNIIFWYVRLLDFLAVNQQAGPYVMMIGKMVANMFYIVVIMALVLLSFGVPRKAILYPDEAPSWTLARDIVFHPYWMIFGEVYAYEIDVCANNSDEKVAHLCGPGTWLTPFLQAVYLFVQYIIMVNLLIAFFNNVYLQVKAISNIVWKYQRYHFIMAYHEKPVLPPPLIILSHMASLFCCICKRRKTDKASDGPKLFLTEEDQKKLHDFEELCVEMYFNEKDDKFHSGSEERIRVTFERVEQMCIQIKEVGDRVNYIKRSLQSLDSQIGHLQDLSALTVDTLKTLTAQKASEASKVHNEITRELSISKHLAQNLIEDGSLRSSVWKKHSIGNVFGSFPQGGLESNNALLCNISIRDDKEVQHKTIGQELALAPRREEKNFQEAGSSGSALFSNAVSPPELRQRIQAAEISKSTSKSKKLGNSSNSMPHVTSPATKFFVSTPSRPSCKSQLDSSAKHEETVFSKATEGDNNVEFGAFVGHRDSMDLQRFKEAASKMRERSADIEEQQEDFKKAILEGIETTRLQGLQTDSGLQQSSSCGGFTDPLTAHSEQLYSKSRRASSEDTQQVDSKAALLTDWLQGRPSNSSQMPSEEDALNGIASPFKPIMDINYYYSAVERNNLMRLSQSIPFTPVPPRGEPVTVYRLEESSPSILNNSMSSWSQLGLCAKIEFLSKEEMGGGLRRALKVVCTWSEYDILKSGHLYIIKSFLPEVVNTWSSIYKEDTVLHLCLREIQQQRAAQKLTFAFNQMKPKSIPYSPRFLEVFLLYCHSAGQWFAVEECMTGEFRKYNNNNGDEIIPTNMLEEVMLAFSHWTYEYTRGELLVLDLQGVGENLTDPSVIKAGEKKVIRYGVRSSQSGRGCNKKLQSKAPL from the exons tccCAGAAATCCTGGATAGAAAATACTTTCACGAAGAGGGAGTGTGTGTATATTATACCGAGTTCAAAAGACCCCCACAG ATGCCTTCCAGGATGTCAGATTTGTCAGCAACTTGTCAG gtgctgctgtggccGCCTGGTCAGACAGCATGCTTGTTTCACTGCCAGTCTGGCTATGAAATACTCCGATGTGAAGCTGGGTGAAAACTACAATCAGGAAATAGAAGAATGGTCCGtggaaaaacacacagaacagaCCTCTACTGATGCTTATGGTGTCATCAACTTTCAAGGTGGCTCTCATTCTTACAGGGCTAAG TATGTGCGGTTGTCGTATGACACTAAGCCTGAAGCTATTCTGCAACTTATGCTCAAAGAATGGCAGATGGAGTTGCCAAAGCTTGTTATATCTGTCCATGGGGGCATGCAGAAATTTGAACTTCACCCACGCATCAAACAGTTGCTTGGCAAAGGTCTTATCAAAGCTGCAGTGACCACAGGGGCCTGGATTATAACTGGAGGAGTGAACACAG GTGTTGCAAAACATGTTGGTGATGCTCTAAGAGAACACGCTTCCAGATCATCTCGAAAGATTTGCACTATTGGGATTGCTCCGTGGGGAGTGATTGAAAACAGAAACGACCTTGTTGGAAGAGAT GTGGTTGCTCCATATCAGACCTTGTTAAATCCATTAAGTAAACTAAACGTCCTAAATAACCTCCATTCCCATTTCATTCTGGTGGATGATGGAACAGTTGGAAAGTATGGAGCAGAAGTTAAACTGCgaagagaactggaaaaaactATTAATTTGCAACGGATCCATGCAA GAATTGGCCAAGGTGTGCCTGTGGTGGCCCTTGTGTTTGAAGGTGGCCCCAATGTCATCCTCACAGTTCTAGACTTCCTTCAGGAGAGCCCTCCAGTGCCCGTGGTGGTGTGTGAAGgaactggcagagctgcagacatCCTGGCCTATGTTCACAAGCAAACTGAGGAGGGGGG GAATGTTCCTGAGGGTGCTGAGCCTGAAATCATTTCAACCATCAAAAAGACATTTAACTTTGGTCAAAGTGAAGCAGTTCATTTGTTTCAGACACTGCTGgaatgcatgaaaaaaaaagaactt ATTACAGTATTTCATATTGGGTCAGATGAGCATCAGGACATTGATGTTGCAATACTTACAGCATTATTAAAAG GCACGAATGCATCTGCATTTGACCAGCTTGTTCTTACACTTGCATGGGACAGAGTTGACATAGCCAAAAATCACGTTTTTGTTTATGGGCAACAGTGGCTG GTTGGCTCCCTGGAACAGGCTATGCTGGATGCCCTTGTGATGGACAGAGTTGCATTTGTGAAACTTCTGATTGAAAATGGAGTTAGCATGCACAAATTTCTTACAATTCCCAGGCTGGAAGAACTTTATAACACA AAACAAGGCCCAACTAACCCAACACTCTTTCATCTTGTTCGGGATGTCAAACAG GGAAATCTTCCTCCAGGATATAAAATCAACCTGATTGATGTGGGACTGGTTATTGAATATCTGATGGGAGGGACCTACAGATGCACCTACACAAGGAAACGCTTCAGAGCGATATACAACAGTCTCAGCGGGAACAACCGG AGATCTGGGCGAAATCCTTCAAGTACCACTCCTCAGATGTGTAAAAGCCATGAGTCTTTTGGTAACAGGGCAGACAAGAAGGAGAAGATGCGCCATAATCATTTCATCAAAACAGCGCAGCCGTACAAACCAAAG attgACACTGGtgcagaagagggaaaaaagaaaagaaccaaaGATGAAATAGTTGACATAGATGATCCTGAAACGAGACGTTTTGCTTATCCTCTGAACGAGCTGttgctgtgggcagtgctgATGAAGAGGCAGAAGATGGCTCTTTTCTTCTGGCAGCACGGCGAGGAGTCCATGGCCAAAGCTTTGGTGGCCTGCAAAGTCTATAGGTCCATGGCATATGAGGCAAAACAAAGTGACCTTGTTGATGATACTTCGGAAGAACTGAAACAGTATTCCAA cGAGTTTGGTCAGCTGGCAGTTGAGCTGTTGGAGCAGTCCTTCCGACAAGATGAAACTATGGCCATGAAATTACTGACTTATGAACTCAAAAACTGGAGCAACTCCACTTGTCTGAAGCTGGCAGTGTCCTCGAGGCTCCGTCCATTTGTAGCACACACTTGCACACAGATGTTGTTATCAGATATGTGGATGGGAAggctgaacatgaggaagaattcATGGTACAAA GTGATTCTGAGTATTCTACTCCCTCCTGCTATCCTGCTGTTGGAATATAAAACCAAGGCTGAAATGTCCCACATTCCTCAGTCTCAAGATGCTCATCAAATGGCAATGGATGACAGTGAGAACAACTTCCAGACTGCAGCAGATGAAATACCTATG gaggTTTTTAAAGAAGTGAGGATCTTGGACAGTACTTTGGAAAAGCATGACATGGAGACTCCAGCCAAGCCTAAAAGACTCCCAATTACACAGaagttttatgcattttatCATGCTCCAATTGTGAAGTTTTGGTTTAATAcg ttGGCATACTTAGGATTCCTCATGCTCTACACATTTGTGGTTCTTgtaaaaatggaagaattaCCATCTGTTCAGGAGTGGATTGTTATTGCTTACATTTTCACATCAGCAATTGAGAAGATTCGTGAG atttttatgtCAGAGGCTGGGAAGATTAATCAGAAGATCAAAGTGTGGTTCAGTGATTACTTCAATATCAGTGACACAGTTGCCATTGTCACTTTCTTCATTGGGTTTGCATTAAGATTTGGAGCCAAGGGGAATTTTGGAGAAAACACTTACAGAGAAAATTACATCTTTGTTGCTGGAAGAATAACATACTGTCTCAATATAATTTTTTGGTATGTGCGATTACTGGATTTTCTAGCTGTAAATCAACAGGCTGGCCCTTATGTTATGATGATTGGGAAAATG GTGGCCAACATGTTTTACATTGTGGTGATTATGGCGCTTGTACTACTTAGTTTTGGTGTTCCCAGGAAGGCAATACTGTATCCTGATGAGGCACCCTCTTGGACTCTTGCTAGAGATATTGTGTTTCATCCATACTGGATGATTTTTGGTGAAGTCTATGCCTATGAAATTGATG TGTGTGCAAATAATTCTGATGAAAAAGTTGCTCATCTCTGTGGCCCAGGAACATGGTTGACCCCGTTTCTTCAAGCTGTCTACCTCTTTGTACAGTACATAATTATGGTTAATCTCCTGATTGCATTTTTCAA CAACGTGTATTTACAAGTCAAGGCAATTTCAAACATCGTGTGGAAGTATCAGCGCTACCATTTCATTATGGCCTACCATGAAAAACCTGTTCTGCCTCCACCACTGATCATTCTTAGCCACATGGCTTCCCTGTTCTGCTGTATAtgtaaaagaagaaagacagaCAAAGCTTCAGACGGGCCAA AACTCTTCCTGACAGAAGAAGATCAGAAGAAACTTCATGATTTTGAAGAGCTGTGTGTTGAGATGTATTTCAATGAAAAGGATGATAAATTTCATTCTGGAAGTGAGGAGAGGATTCGAGTCACATTCGAACG gGTGGAACAAATGTGCATTCAGATAAAGGAAGTTGGTGATCGTGTCAACTACATTAAAAGGTCATTACAGTCTTTAGATTCACAGATTGGCCACCTCCAGGATCTGTCTGCTCTAACTGTGGATACTCTGAAAACACTGACTGCCCAGAAAGCTTCAGAAGCCAGCAAGGTTCATAATGAAATCACCCGGGAATTGagcatttcaaaacatttgGCACAAAATCTCATTGAGGATGGCTCTCTCAGATCATCTGTGTGGAAAAAGCACAGCATTGGAAATGTCTTTGGTTCTTTTCCACAAGGAGGCCTTGAGAGTAATAATGCTTTACTCTGTAACATTTCCATTCGTGATGACAAAGAAGTCCAGCATAAGACAATTGGTCAGGAGTTGGCTCTGGCTCCCcgaagagaagaaaaaaacttccaAGAGGCAGGTTCCTCAGGCAGTGCCttattttcaaatgctgtttCCCCTCCAGAACTTCGCCAACGAATACAGGCTGCAGAGATCTCAAAATCCACtagtaaaagtaaaaaattaggCAACTCATCCAACAGCATGCCACATGTAACATCCCCAGCTACAAAGTTTTTTGTTAGCACTCCATCTCGACCCAGTTGCAAAAGTCAGCTGGATTCTTCAGCAAAGCATGAAGAGACTGTTTTCTCTAAGGCTACAGAAGGAGATAATAATGTAGAATTTGGTGCATTTGTGG GTCACAGAGACAGCATGGACCTACAGCGGTTCAAAGAGGCAGCCAGCAAAATGAGGGAAAGGAGTGCTGATATTGAG gagcagcaggaagactTCAAAAAAGCTATATTGGAGGGTATAGAGACAACCAGACTTCAA ggtCTTCAAACTGACAGTGGTCTACAACAATCCAGTTCTTGTGGTGGGTTCACTGACCCTCTGACAGCCCACTCAGAGCAGT TGTACAGCAAGAGCAGGAGAGCTTCGAGTGAAGACACGCAGCAAGTTGACTCTAAAGCAGCCTTACTGACG GATTGGCTACAAGGCAGACCTTCAAATAGCAGTCAAAT GCCATCGGAAGAAGATGCATTGAATG GCATTGCTTCTCCTTTCAAGCCCATCATGGATATCAATTACTATTACTCAG CTGTAGAAAGAAATAACCTGATGAGATTATCACAGAGCATTCCATTCACTCCTGTGCCTCCAAGAG GTGAACCAGTCACTGTGTATCGCCTGGAAGAGAGTTCTCCCAGCATCCTGAACAACAGCATGTCCTCCTGGtctcagctggggctctgtgctaaaattgaatttttaagtAAAGAGGAGATGGGAGGAGGTTTACGTCGAGCTCTCAAAGTTGTATGCACGTGGTCAGAATATGATATCCTGAAATCAGGGCATCTTTATATCATCAaatcttttcttcctgaagttGTGAATACTTGGTCGAGCATTTATAAGGAGGACACTGTGTTGCACTTGTGCTTGAGA gaaattcagcagcagagagcagcacagaagcTCACCTTTGCATTCAACCAGATGAAGCCCAAATCCATCCCATACTCTCCAAG
- the TRPM7 gene encoding transient receptor potential cation channel subfamily M member 7 isoform X1, which produces MSQKSWIENTFTKRECVYIIPSSKDPHRCLPGCQICQQLVRCCCGRLVRQHACFTASLAMKYSDVKLGENYNQEIEEWSVEKHTEQTSTDAYGVINFQGGSHSYRAKYVRLSYDTKPEAILQLMLKEWQMELPKLVISVHGGMQKFELHPRIKQLLGKGLIKAAVTTGAWIITGGVNTGVAKHVGDALREHASRSSRKICTIGIAPWGVIENRNDLVGRDVVAPYQTLLNPLSKLNVLNNLHSHFILVDDGTVGKYGAEVKLRRELEKTINLQRIHARIGQGVPVVALVFEGGPNVILTVLDFLQESPPVPVVVCEGTGRAADILAYVHKQTEEGGNVPEGAEPEIISTIKKTFNFGQSEAVHLFQTLLECMKKKELITVFHIGSDEHQDIDVAILTALLKGTNASAFDQLVLTLAWDRVDIAKNHVFVYGQQWLVGSLEQAMLDALVMDRVAFVKLLIENGVSMHKFLTIPRLEELYNTKQGPTNPTLFHLVRDVKQGNLPPGYKINLIDVGLVIEYLMGGTYRCTYTRKRFRAIYNSLSGNNRRSGRNPSSTTPQMCKSHESFGNRADKKEKMRHNHFIKTAQPYKPKIDTGAEEGKKKRTKDEIVDIDDPETRRFAYPLNELLLWAVLMKRQKMALFFWQHGEESMAKALVACKVYRSMAYEAKQSDLVDDTSEELKQYSNEFGQLAVELLEQSFRQDETMAMKLLTYELKNWSNSTCLKLAVSSRLRPFVAHTCTQMLLSDMWMGRLNMRKNSWYKVILSILLPPAILLLEYKTKAEMSHIPQSQDAHQMAMDDSENNFQTAADEIPMEVFKEVRILDSTLEKHDMETPAKPKRLPITQKFYAFYHAPIVKFWFNTLAYLGFLMLYTFVVLVKMEELPSVQEWIVIAYIFTSAIEKIREIFMSEAGKINQKIKVWFSDYFNISDTVAIVTFFIGFALRFGAKGNFGENTYRENYIFVAGRITYCLNIIFWYVRLLDFLAVNQQAGPYVMMIGKMVANMFYIVVIMALVLLSFGVPRKAILYPDEAPSWTLARDIVFHPYWMIFGEVYAYEIDVCANNSDEKVAHLCGPGTWLTPFLQAVYLFVQYIIMVNLLIAFFNNVYLQVKAISNIVWKYQRYHFIMAYHEKPVLPPPLIILSHMASLFCCICKRRKTDKASDGPKLFLTEEDQKKLHDFEELCVEMYFNEKDDKFHSGSEERIRVTFERVEQMCIQIKEVGDRVNYIKRSLQSLDSQIGHLQDLSALTVDTLKTLTAQKASEASKVHNEITRELSISKHLAQNLIEDGSLRSSVWKKHSIGNVFGSFPQGGLESNNALLCNISIRDDKEVQHKTIGQELALAPRREEKNFQEAGSSGSALFSNAVSPPELRQRIQAAEISKSTSKSKKLGNSSNSMPHVTSPATKFFVSTPSRPSCKSQLDSSAKHEETVFSKATEGDNNVEFGAFVGHRDSMDLQRFKEAASKMRERSADIEEQQEDFKKAILEGIETTRLQGLQTDSGLQQSSSCGGFTDPLTAHSEQLYSKSRRASSEDTQQVDSKAALLTDWLQGRPSNSSQMPSEEDALNGIASPFKPIMDINYYYSAVERNNLMRLSQSIPFTPVPPRGEPVTVYRLEESSPSILNNSMSSWSQLGLCAKIEFLSKEEMGGGLRRALKVVCTWSEYDILKSGHLYIIKSFLPEVVNTWSSIYKEDTVLHLCLREIQQQRAAQKLTFAFNQMKPKSIPYSPRFLEVFLLYCHSAGQWFAVEECMTGEFRKYNNNNGDEIIPTNMLEEVMLAFSHWTYEYTRGELLVLDLQGVGENLTDPSVIKAGEKRSYDMVFGPANLGEDAIKNFRAKHHCNSCCRKLKLPDLKRNDYTPDKIIFPQDDAPELTIQPGSCTKDSDPANSIRLML; this is translated from the exons tccCAGAAATCCTGGATAGAAAATACTTTCACGAAGAGGGAGTGTGTGTATATTATACCGAGTTCAAAAGACCCCCACAG ATGCCTTCCAGGATGTCAGATTTGTCAGCAACTTGTCAG gtgctgctgtggccGCCTGGTCAGACAGCATGCTTGTTTCACTGCCAGTCTGGCTATGAAATACTCCGATGTGAAGCTGGGTGAAAACTACAATCAGGAAATAGAAGAATGGTCCGtggaaaaacacacagaacagaCCTCTACTGATGCTTATGGTGTCATCAACTTTCAAGGTGGCTCTCATTCTTACAGGGCTAAG TATGTGCGGTTGTCGTATGACACTAAGCCTGAAGCTATTCTGCAACTTATGCTCAAAGAATGGCAGATGGAGTTGCCAAAGCTTGTTATATCTGTCCATGGGGGCATGCAGAAATTTGAACTTCACCCACGCATCAAACAGTTGCTTGGCAAAGGTCTTATCAAAGCTGCAGTGACCACAGGGGCCTGGATTATAACTGGAGGAGTGAACACAG GTGTTGCAAAACATGTTGGTGATGCTCTAAGAGAACACGCTTCCAGATCATCTCGAAAGATTTGCACTATTGGGATTGCTCCGTGGGGAGTGATTGAAAACAGAAACGACCTTGTTGGAAGAGAT GTGGTTGCTCCATATCAGACCTTGTTAAATCCATTAAGTAAACTAAACGTCCTAAATAACCTCCATTCCCATTTCATTCTGGTGGATGATGGAACAGTTGGAAAGTATGGAGCAGAAGTTAAACTGCgaagagaactggaaaaaactATTAATTTGCAACGGATCCATGCAA GAATTGGCCAAGGTGTGCCTGTGGTGGCCCTTGTGTTTGAAGGTGGCCCCAATGTCATCCTCACAGTTCTAGACTTCCTTCAGGAGAGCCCTCCAGTGCCCGTGGTGGTGTGTGAAGgaactggcagagctgcagacatCCTGGCCTATGTTCACAAGCAAACTGAGGAGGGGGG GAATGTTCCTGAGGGTGCTGAGCCTGAAATCATTTCAACCATCAAAAAGACATTTAACTTTGGTCAAAGTGAAGCAGTTCATTTGTTTCAGACACTGCTGgaatgcatgaaaaaaaaagaactt ATTACAGTATTTCATATTGGGTCAGATGAGCATCAGGACATTGATGTTGCAATACTTACAGCATTATTAAAAG GCACGAATGCATCTGCATTTGACCAGCTTGTTCTTACACTTGCATGGGACAGAGTTGACATAGCCAAAAATCACGTTTTTGTTTATGGGCAACAGTGGCTG GTTGGCTCCCTGGAACAGGCTATGCTGGATGCCCTTGTGATGGACAGAGTTGCATTTGTGAAACTTCTGATTGAAAATGGAGTTAGCATGCACAAATTTCTTACAATTCCCAGGCTGGAAGAACTTTATAACACA AAACAAGGCCCAACTAACCCAACACTCTTTCATCTTGTTCGGGATGTCAAACAG GGAAATCTTCCTCCAGGATATAAAATCAACCTGATTGATGTGGGACTGGTTATTGAATATCTGATGGGAGGGACCTACAGATGCACCTACACAAGGAAACGCTTCAGAGCGATATACAACAGTCTCAGCGGGAACAACCGG AGATCTGGGCGAAATCCTTCAAGTACCACTCCTCAGATGTGTAAAAGCCATGAGTCTTTTGGTAACAGGGCAGACAAGAAGGAGAAGATGCGCCATAATCATTTCATCAAAACAGCGCAGCCGTACAAACCAAAG attgACACTGGtgcagaagagggaaaaaagaaaagaaccaaaGATGAAATAGTTGACATAGATGATCCTGAAACGAGACGTTTTGCTTATCCTCTGAACGAGCTGttgctgtgggcagtgctgATGAAGAGGCAGAAGATGGCTCTTTTCTTCTGGCAGCACGGCGAGGAGTCCATGGCCAAAGCTTTGGTGGCCTGCAAAGTCTATAGGTCCATGGCATATGAGGCAAAACAAAGTGACCTTGTTGATGATACTTCGGAAGAACTGAAACAGTATTCCAA cGAGTTTGGTCAGCTGGCAGTTGAGCTGTTGGAGCAGTCCTTCCGACAAGATGAAACTATGGCCATGAAATTACTGACTTATGAACTCAAAAACTGGAGCAACTCCACTTGTCTGAAGCTGGCAGTGTCCTCGAGGCTCCGTCCATTTGTAGCACACACTTGCACACAGATGTTGTTATCAGATATGTGGATGGGAAggctgaacatgaggaagaattcATGGTACAAA GTGATTCTGAGTATTCTACTCCCTCCTGCTATCCTGCTGTTGGAATATAAAACCAAGGCTGAAATGTCCCACATTCCTCAGTCTCAAGATGCTCATCAAATGGCAATGGATGACAGTGAGAACAACTTCCAGACTGCAGCAGATGAAATACCTATG gaggTTTTTAAAGAAGTGAGGATCTTGGACAGTACTTTGGAAAAGCATGACATGGAGACTCCAGCCAAGCCTAAAAGACTCCCAATTACACAGaagttttatgcattttatCATGCTCCAATTGTGAAGTTTTGGTTTAATAcg ttGGCATACTTAGGATTCCTCATGCTCTACACATTTGTGGTTCTTgtaaaaatggaagaattaCCATCTGTTCAGGAGTGGATTGTTATTGCTTACATTTTCACATCAGCAATTGAGAAGATTCGTGAG atttttatgtCAGAGGCTGGGAAGATTAATCAGAAGATCAAAGTGTGGTTCAGTGATTACTTCAATATCAGTGACACAGTTGCCATTGTCACTTTCTTCATTGGGTTTGCATTAAGATTTGGAGCCAAGGGGAATTTTGGAGAAAACACTTACAGAGAAAATTACATCTTTGTTGCTGGAAGAATAACATACTGTCTCAATATAATTTTTTGGTATGTGCGATTACTGGATTTTCTAGCTGTAAATCAACAGGCTGGCCCTTATGTTATGATGATTGGGAAAATG GTGGCCAACATGTTTTACATTGTGGTGATTATGGCGCTTGTACTACTTAGTTTTGGTGTTCCCAGGAAGGCAATACTGTATCCTGATGAGGCACCCTCTTGGACTCTTGCTAGAGATATTGTGTTTCATCCATACTGGATGATTTTTGGTGAAGTCTATGCCTATGAAATTGATG TGTGTGCAAATAATTCTGATGAAAAAGTTGCTCATCTCTGTGGCCCAGGAACATGGTTGACCCCGTTTCTTCAAGCTGTCTACCTCTTTGTACAGTACATAATTATGGTTAATCTCCTGATTGCATTTTTCAA CAACGTGTATTTACAAGTCAAGGCAATTTCAAACATCGTGTGGAAGTATCAGCGCTACCATTTCATTATGGCCTACCATGAAAAACCTGTTCTGCCTCCACCACTGATCATTCTTAGCCACATGGCTTCCCTGTTCTGCTGTATAtgtaaaagaagaaagacagaCAAAGCTTCAGACGGGCCAA AACTCTTCCTGACAGAAGAAGATCAGAAGAAACTTCATGATTTTGAAGAGCTGTGTGTTGAGATGTATTTCAATGAAAAGGATGATAAATTTCATTCTGGAAGTGAGGAGAGGATTCGAGTCACATTCGAACG gGTGGAACAAATGTGCATTCAGATAAAGGAAGTTGGTGATCGTGTCAACTACATTAAAAGGTCATTACAGTCTTTAGATTCACAGATTGGCCACCTCCAGGATCTGTCTGCTCTAACTGTGGATACTCTGAAAACACTGACTGCCCAGAAAGCTTCAGAAGCCAGCAAGGTTCATAATGAAATCACCCGGGAATTGagcatttcaaaacatttgGCACAAAATCTCATTGAGGATGGCTCTCTCAGATCATCTGTGTGGAAAAAGCACAGCATTGGAAATGTCTTTGGTTCTTTTCCACAAGGAGGCCTTGAGAGTAATAATGCTTTACTCTGTAACATTTCCATTCGTGATGACAAAGAAGTCCAGCATAAGACAATTGGTCAGGAGTTGGCTCTGGCTCCCcgaagagaagaaaaaaacttccaAGAGGCAGGTTCCTCAGGCAGTGCCttattttcaaatgctgtttCCCCTCCAGAACTTCGCCAACGAATACAGGCTGCAGAGATCTCAAAATCCACtagtaaaagtaaaaaattaggCAACTCATCCAACAGCATGCCACATGTAACATCCCCAGCTACAAAGTTTTTTGTTAGCACTCCATCTCGACCCAGTTGCAAAAGTCAGCTGGATTCTTCAGCAAAGCATGAAGAGACTGTTTTCTCTAAGGCTACAGAAGGAGATAATAATGTAGAATTTGGTGCATTTGTGG GTCACAGAGACAGCATGGACCTACAGCGGTTCAAAGAGGCAGCCAGCAAAATGAGGGAAAGGAGTGCTGATATTGAG gagcagcaggaagactTCAAAAAAGCTATATTGGAGGGTATAGAGACAACCAGACTTCAA ggtCTTCAAACTGACAGTGGTCTACAACAATCCAGTTCTTGTGGTGGGTTCACTGACCCTCTGACAGCCCACTCAGAGCAGT TGTACAGCAAGAGCAGGAGAGCTTCGAGTGAAGACACGCAGCAAGTTGACTCTAAAGCAGCCTTACTGACG GATTGGCTACAAGGCAGACCTTCAAATAGCAGTCAAAT GCCATCGGAAGAAGATGCATTGAATG GCATTGCTTCTCCTTTCAAGCCCATCATGGATATCAATTACTATTACTCAG CTGTAGAAAGAAATAACCTGATGAGATTATCACAGAGCATTCCATTCACTCCTGTGCCTCCAAGAG GTGAACCAGTCACTGTGTATCGCCTGGAAGAGAGTTCTCCCAGCATCCTGAACAACAGCATGTCCTCCTGGtctcagctggggctctgtgctaaaattgaatttttaagtAAAGAGGAGATGGGAGGAGGTTTACGTCGAGCTCTCAAAGTTGTATGCACGTGGTCAGAATATGATATCCTGAAATCAGGGCATCTTTATATCATCAaatcttttcttcctgaagttGTGAATACTTGGTCGAGCATTTATAAGGAGGACACTGTGTTGCACTTGTGCTTGAGA gaaattcagcagcagagagcagcacagaagcTCACCTTTGCATTCAACCAGATGAAGCCCAAATCCATCCCATACTCTCCAAG